The Magallana gigas chromosome 6, xbMagGiga1.1, whole genome shotgun sequence genome includes the window ccccccccaaccgcGCAAGCCTTATTTAAGGTTCTCTCACCTACTTCACCAATGCGACAGATGTAGTCATTTGGCGAAAATGTCTGAGGTTTAAGCTTCAGAACAAGCTCACGCAACAGCCCTTCTTCACATTCTTTGAACAGCTTTAcctgtttgaaaattaaattttcagaagaataattaatattatacGTATTATTATTCTTGCATCAGTATGATGTGTAAATAAACAATCCAGGTCTTAGCACCTTCTTCAGGGTTTCTAGATGGACCTGTATCGCTATTTCCGTCCGTAGCCTCTCCGGAAGTAGCTGAAGTAGATGGGGCTCATCAATGGCTTGTGTGCTGTGTTAACCAAAAAAAGTTATTTAGATTATAACGGTTGAATAACGTTGTATTGTTATTTCGTATCTTCTGTAATGGAGGGCATAAGTTTTATTACCATATATAGTAAGTTGTACTCACCGCGTCCAGGAATACTCCGCCCAGCGTTTTATCCTGTTCTGCAACGATTCTGGAACGTTGCGATGATGCATGTAAAACTTTATCTGGTCCATCCTTGTTATAAATTCTCAAATATTAATACAAATATAACAACAGCATTGTAACAATTATCATatgcataaataaatattgtccgCCGTTTTATTGAATAATTGTATTTTCTACATATCCTCATCTTTTGTAACAGTAATCAACAATATGTTATTTCCACAAACTCACTAGTGATGAGTGAAAATCTtttagttgattttaaaaaattcattttgattaACAGTGGGGAAcatattactacatgtagtatttgtACCTTGCTTGAAAGTCTTGTCTTGAAGCATTCATGTTGCTGATGACGTCACCAACATTACCAACCACGGCGGCAAATACAAAAACCCCTATTACGAAGGTCATGCCCGTGAAAACATACTCCTGTAAAGATCACGattaataaaaagtaaattcaaGATAAAATCCCAAGCTGTAAGGGGAGGGGGGAGGCTAGTGGTAATCAAAGCACTAATCTGATCCGactaaaacttttcaaaatgacTTTTCTAACAATCTTGCCATTAACCATTGTATAGCGTACACAGTTGAACAAAATGTCAGAATGGTCTAGCTTGAGTATTTAATACAGGACTCTAATTTTTCACGGAAAGTTTTGGTATTTTcactattttgaaataataataaatgctgtTTAAATGTTCTTTCTAAATATTGATCtgaaaaattatgtatattATGTATAATTAGATTTCAAATAAGATTTTAAGACACACCAAATCTGTGCAAGGTGAAGGCCTCTCTCCGATTGTAGTTAGAATCAGCATTGACCAGTACAGACATCGAATGTATTTTCTGCAAAGAAAAACCCAATAAATATCATAAAGGTGACCTTATTTTATCGCGCTTGTTTTTGCGCACTCTAGTAAAATACAGGTAATCCTCGGGGTTACCGGGTATTTTTTCGtaagtttttaatcatttcatcgtagattttcttgaaacttcGCAGATATACTAGGGTTGGTGCATACTACACGTGATTAAAAAATTAGGAGTTTTGCTATTGTGGCTTTcacgcaaaaaaaaaacaaaaacaaaaacaaaaacaaacaaactaaatataaaacaaaaacaaaatttaaaaaaatacctagTTAACCTCATTTAactacaatattttttattttgatttgatgcTATactatatagtacatgtatttggaagaGAAAACTTGTCGGacaataaaactttatttaagtTTACAGTGATTGACAAACATGCAATGTCTACTGTATTATATCTTTTGTCGCCACTGGATGTTAACGCAAGGGGATCATCGAAAACTAATCAAAGTGGTAAACATGGAGAAAATAATAGTTACTTGGAAAAAGGATCGAACTCTTCCCCGCTAGGATAAACCCATTCATTGCTGCCTCTTCCTTCATACTGAAATGCAATAATTACTATTTAGTAGCCCAAACTGAATGTaggattggggggggggatacttTGTAAGCATTGaatgtctttaaaatttaaattggtTTGATTTACTTTACTCACTTCTGACAGCATGTAGTAGACACAGCCGATCCAATGTATGACCAGCCAGAGATATAGCGAAAGTTTTATGGCACGTATTCGATTAGGCGTACTTGTGCGACTAAAACGAAATAATTATATCTTCATTGTTGTTGACTGAATTTATCTAAAAGTTGTATAATATAAAGAGAAAGGATCATATTAGTTTAATAAAAGATATCTTTACTTTTTTTCCTcaagaaaatgttattaataaaagaaaggGAAAATGCCGATTGCTCAAGAAAATCTATGCACATTCGTTCCAATTTGCTTGACATGTACATACAAGTGTTGACCTAGTATCGTTTTCAgtcaaagaaaaatgatatattcTAAGGCTTTTTCTATTCATTAGTATTCATAATAAGTGTTGCACTAAGTTTCGAGCTAACAGAATAGATCCTACCTGTCCGTAACCTCAAAAAAGCGGACGATGATGaaggttttgaccaatcgagGCAGGCGTAACATGGTGATGTAGATACTACCTGAAAATAAGTCGCTTCATTCAGATTCgttaaaaataccaaatataTAACAGCcactttatgtttattttaaaaaaattgttcaaaatactAAACAAACAACAGACAGAGTCTGCTCATAGTAgcattataacaaattactcTAATAACAAcgaaatactagtatatttgcCACCTTCCCTTTCCGCAACGCATTCATTACACAACAGTACCCAACACAGCTATGCTAATGCCTATGAAGTAATATATGCTAATGCATATGAAGTAATACAGTTAAATTATTTGCTATACTTACTAAAGTCAAAAAACTCAATTCGGATGAAAAGACAACGGAGTAGACCTGAAAAATGAGATTACATGCGTCCTGTAATGTTTTTAATACTATATTCTTAAGGGATTTTTGGGTAGCATTTGATGTACGCACAAAGATATTGTTTCCATTTCTTTATTCAGTTCTTTAagaataaataatacaatatttttcaatggTTTTGCTTATGTGTTAAACTCATTTTAACAGCAGATCTGTTAACCCATATGatagtataaaaaaattgaacggaaatttaaattctttattaaaaatttaattaaataaggtgatatattcatgtttcttcAAGACATTTTACATCAATCATATATAAATTTCCATGCAAATTGTGTACGCTTCTCAGTAAACCCTTACCTATACAAAAGTTGACAACATATTGTACAGGTATGGTGGAAAAGACGTCTGCTAAGAATCTGTTTTGTCGTCTGTAATTTATTGCGAGTTTCTTTGGGTCAGTTTCCtgacaaaaaaataagaatatatgatttaatacaatacaaattcaaattaaagaCATCTTGTCCAcccatttaaatattatttacagcTAATGATTAGTTTGGAGAAGACAGATAAATATTCCTTTCCAAGGTAAGAAAGAAGACGAAAAAATTCGCGCGATCGCTTGACAAAATGATTTATCTCTACGGTATCTATGAATTGGACGGGTAGTTttctgtcgtctgtctgtctgtaaatgataaaatttatattcTTCCTTTCACATTGaatatttaacttaatttttcccctcacattttttattatgaaaatgatcaaaacattttttttttaaatgtaaattaggttttttttcttgaccAACTTATGTTAACGATATAGTTCATTGAAAGATATCaaatttatatcaaacaattttatcttttactGTTCTTTAGTTTACTCTGCTCGTTCAGCTCCAGTTATCAAGAGcctattttataataaatgtcATTATACATACTTACCAGGCACCCATCGTCATAATAGGCCATTCTGAACTGTACAAATATGTCGATGAGGTAGATAATATCGGATAGAACGTCAAACAAAATGAAGAGAAAACTCCActataatgaataaacaaatactgggtaagtttttatttcatcataatAAAGTTATAACCGAAATATATGTATAGAACCTTAGAAAAtaaagtgatatttttttacacataaaaagcttatttatatttactaaAATTTATAAGAAATTTAGGGTTATATGGACGTCAGAGTTTTATATATGcaattgaaaataatgtttttcatGCACACTGTAGCACCGTTAAACAGAAAAAGATCTAGAGCATTGAAAAGAGtaaaactaaattttatttgaaatttaaacgaAATGGTTTGAACGCAAGCCTTTATATATAAGATGAGGAATCTCTGTGTGTCAAAAGTTGAAAAACGCAATTACTAGTACAGTATTCAATATGAATTTTTCTGTGACCATAAAAGATGAATTATCTACCCGATTTATAAACGTCTTTATGCTAGGGCGAAAATATTTAGTCTAAAACCACACCATAGATTCAATTTCTTCCATACATGGATCTTGAAAAGATTTATTAGAATCAAAGTCAGGGTAGAATTACGGAAGGTGTTTGAATTCACACCAATGATACATGCATTGCATAATGCGAGCAATACCCTTGAAATTATAGACATATTAATGGACTGACATTGAATCCACTTCTAGTGCTCTTTTGGACTTACATTAGCTGCCATGTCGGAAAAGGTCAGACGAACGATGATAATGGAGAGATTATACAGAGCTGCCAAGGTCACTACACCCTACAACCGAGCAGAAAtctttacaataaaaattgaataaaaaaggaCCTGAAATTGAAAGaagaacaaaacattaaaaagaaaaacgcAGTATAAAAACCCAAACCATGACTGTTCAGTTTCTTTGTCATGCCCAGCTTGaatgtttttaagaaaataaattttaataaaataagtattcgtggtatttttttcctctttttgtTTTGCTTAAGGATTAAAACACAAAAACCGAAGTTTTTAGTTCGGTCATAGTAAAAATCATTGTGAGAAACATATGGTTTATTTAAATGGAATAAAACCGCCTGTGGGTTTTCGACTTGGAAGTGAAAAATAATAATCGCATACAGTAACGTACCATCCAATAATAAGCAGGGTTACCGTCCGGATCTAGCCAGGTGTTCCATGGCCAATATCTGTCCTAAAAACAAGAGCATGTTTAGATCTAAAAATCCAGTCAGTGTATACCTTTGATgcaaaaacttttcattttcatcaaaaaattcaaaatagtgGATAAGATATTATACTGCATCTGACTACTGATATGTGTCAATCAGTTGTTTTAATGTtcgaatacatttttttttcttccccaGCGTTTTATACAGTTCTTGACATTTGAACATTCTAACTTTTTTAtgccattgaatattttgcaaattaaattcttttatgtggcaaaaaataaaaaaaaaaattaaaagaaaaagaaatgaaaattgaaatttaaaacaccCCGTAACTTTATGCATTTTCACCAAACAATTTTACTCTACGAATGAAAATATGAGAAATTCGAGATTGGAGACTAAATtaaagaatattaaaaaatattattactgTGTTAATGGGAGTTGACGGCTGTTGAATCGTCTCCCCGTTAAATCCACCCCGTTCATTGTCACCATTGATGGGAGAGCTGAAGTTTTCATTGACATCTGTAACCGGCATAATTCCATGTTCACTCAGGATTGGAAAATCGGccctgttgaaataaaaaaaaaaaaagagcaagCAATTAAAATAAAGCTCAATACAATCTGAAGGATACAAGTCATTTGGAGACCATAAAAGCTTCAAAAGCATCAAAGGTTTTGAAATTGTTAAATCTTGTTTACTGGATAATACCGAAAGTTTAAGTTGcatcaatatttgaaatttttatataataccGGGTCTCTAGTAAACCCTTGGCGAGGTAAGAATGTTTATTGACTAGAAATTTTCGAGAAAGCTGAATAATGGCTATAATCTTACCTATACTTATGATACGGTTGCATTAAGCGCCTTGAGAGGCGATAGAAGAATGCCACTGACATGGTCAGgaattatatgtacatgaatacaaagCTAAGGAAATGGGCAACTATACTTATTTATACTAGTATCCCCTAACGCCCCAAACGAGGGCATTTAT containing:
- the LOC105345203 gene encoding cyclic nucleotide-gated channel rod photoreceptor subunit alpha isoform X4, which produces MSVAFFYRLSRRLMQPYHKYRADFPILSEHGIMPVTDVNENFSSPINGDNERGGFNGETIQQPSTPINTDRYWPWNTWLDPDGNPAYYWMGVVTLAALYNLSIIIVRLTFSDMAANWSFLFILFDVLSDIIYLIDIFVQFRMAYYDDGCLETDPKKLAINYRRQNRFLADVFSTIPVQYVVNFCIGLLRCLFIRIEFFDFSSIYITMLRLPRLVKTFIIVRFFEVTDSRTSTPNRIRAIKLSLYLWLVIHWIGCVYYMLSEYEGRGSNEWVYPSGEEFDPFSKKYIRCLYWSMLILTTIGERPSPCTDLEYVFTGMTFVIGVFVFAAVVGNVGDVISNMNASRQDFQARMDQIKFYMHHRNVPESLQNRIKRWAEYSWTRTQAIDEPHLLQLLPERLRTEIAIQVHLETLKKVKLFKECEEGLLRELVLKLKPQTFSPNDYICRIGEVGREMFIINHGQVEILVPSSENGAKIVVSRLVRGNYFGEISLLKLDEGHNRRTADVRSVGYSELLCLSRRDLISALAEYPEAERILEESAKERIIVNKALSKFKEKLQQEPMRSERKDKPRKIRDLYEVVSTPEFKTLVTRQASEMEDLRKVVADLKELGDKISKLQAEKDRDRIIKSLKRKVRESERDLHEAYTRIGYLESILELRQPAKTPCPCEGEFCVSPLHQNSNSQFTRMNTSSLEILPTRDNNNSADRSRPFSSHFPTGIRTLPVNYKVPRTRELPSLSLFTLKPQRSASESSQQNGAISAEYSKDLSESAKTSNGYSSDTETIDTNTCQSSRRQIPNISRMESYSSDLSENIPLSGSDDDIDSFSDNSEVTDDDVLLSPAHGREFFTDVAPNPAFAKSNGLTVLNQGEKRKSFTVEIKQTFV
- the LOC105345203 gene encoding cyclic nucleotide-gated channel alpha-1 isoform X6 codes for the protein MLKLINIFYEKKDAQNTRRGLYDFIRGCKEKEDDDGNEETNEHLRADFPILSEHGIMPVTDVNENFSSPINGDNERGGFNGETIQQPSTPINTDRYWPWNTWLDPDGNPAYYWMGVVTLAALYNLSIIIVRLTFSDMAANWSFLFILFDVLSDIIYLIDIFVQFRMAYYDDGCLETDPKKLAINYRRQNRFLADVFSTIPVQYVVNFCIGLLRCLFIRIEFFDFSSIYITMLRLPRLVKTFIIVRFFEVTDSRTSTPNRIRAIKLSLYLWLVIHWIGCVYYMLSEYEGRGSNEWVYPSGEEFDPFSKKYIRCLYWSMLILTTIGERPSPCTDLEYVFTGMTFVIGVFVFAAVVGNVGDVISNMNASRQDFQARMDQIKFYMHHRNVPESLQNRIKRWAEYSWTRTQAIDEPHLLQLLPERLRTEIAIQVHLETLKKVKLFKECEEGLLRELVLKLKPQTFSPNDYICRIGEVGREMFIINHGQVEILVPSSENGAKIVVSRLVRGNYFGEISLLKLDEGHNRRTADVRSVGYSELLCLSRRDLISALAEYPEAERILEESAKESFRNGGLTKSSRRFERTGR